The DNA sequence GTTTGTGACATAAATGCTCCTGTTTCGCGTTAACCCGCAGGCTTTTGTAACCGTAATCAAGGATAAACCTTCCCTCAAGGGGAAGGTCAAGTTATTGGCCTGCGCAGCCTGATACAGTGCTAAGATTTCCCAAAGGCTTGCAGCGGGGACAAAAATGAATATCAGCGACGTGGCGAGAAAAACCGGGCTGACCAGCAAAGCTATTCGCTTTTACGAAGAAAAAGGGCTAATGACTGCTCCCATGCGCAGCGAGAACGGCTATCGCGCGTATACGACAAAGCATCTGGAAGAACTAACGTTTCTGCGGCAGGCGCGGCAGGTTGGCTTTAACCTGGAAGAGTGCCGCGAGCTGGTTTCTCTGTTTAACAATCCGCAGCGCCACAGCGCCGATGTAAAAGCACGAACGCTAAGCAAAGTCGCTGAGATTGAGACGCATATCAGCGAGCTGAACCTGATGCGTGAACGTTTGCTGGCGCTTGCCGACAGTTGCCCGGGCGACGACAGCGCCGAGTGCCCGATTATTGATAATCTGTCGGGTTGCTGCCGCAGCAAAAGCGGCGTTTGAGATACCTTACGCTGCACGAGCGCAAGGTATCTCTTACCCTTGCTACTCTGCTGCCCGTCTGGCAACAAGCAGCGTAATGCCTTCAACCGCGATGACCGTCACCAGGGTTCCTGCCGGAAAGTTTTCGCTGGCCTCAACCCGCCAGCTGCTGTCGCCGATCCGCACATGCCCAATTCTGTCGACCAGCGCTTCTTCCAGCGTTAACTGACGGCCAATTAACTGGTTGCCGCGCTGGTTAAGGGAAGAGGGCGGATAGCTGCGGTCGCGGTTTTTCAGCCAGTAATACCATCCTATCGCGGAGAGAACCGTTAACAGCGCGAAGGCGATACCCTGCCATTCCCATGATAAGGGCACCAGCCAGACCAACAGGCTAACCAACAGCGCCGAGACGCCGCTCCAGAGCAGATAGCCACTGGCACCCAGCATTTCAGCCGCCAGCAGCAGGCCGCCGAGCGTCAGCCACAGCCAGGAAGGCGTTGCCAACAGTTCGCTCAGCATTATGCGCCCCGATCTTTTTTGGTTTCGTTCAGCAGCTCAGAAATACCGGCAATTGATCCGAGCAGGCTGGAAGCGTCCAGCGGCATCATCACCATCTTGCTGTTGCTGGAGGTTCCAATCTGCTGCAAAGCATCGGTATATTTTTGCGCCACGAAATAGTTAATCGCCTGAATATCGCCAGCAGCAATCGCTTCAGAAACCATTTTGGTGGCCTGAGCTTCGGCTTCAGCACTTCTTTCTCGCGCCTCTGCCTGTAAGAAGGCAGACTGCCGTTCACCTTCCGCTTTCAGGATCTGCGACTGCTTTTCCC is a window from the Pantoea sp. CCBC3-3-1 genome containing:
- the cueR gene encoding Cu(I)-responsive transcriptional regulator, producing the protein MNISDVARKTGLTSKAIRFYEEKGLMTAPMRSENGYRAYTTKHLEELTFLRQARQVGFNLEECRELVSLFNNPQRHSADVKARTLSKVAEIETHISELNLMRERLLALADSCPGDDSAECPIIDNLSGCCRSKSGV
- a CDS encoding NfeD family protein, which encodes MLSELLATPSWLWLTLGGLLLAAEMLGASGYLLWSGVSALLVSLLVWLVPLSWEWQGIAFALLTVLSAIGWYYWLKNRDRSYPPSSLNQRGNQLIGRQLTLEEALVDRIGHVRIGDSSWRVEASENFPAGTLVTVIAVEGITLLVARRAAE